The sequence below is a genomic window from Barnesiella propionica.
TGAAGTTGGGGATTTCTGGAGCGGCAATAGCCTCGTTACTGGCAGAATCAGGTTCATTTATTATGCTTTGTATCTATATGTGGAAAAAAATAGATGTAAAAAAATATGGATTGAATCCGATTTATAATAGAACGATCTTTTTTAAAGTACTGAACTTGTCAATATGGAGTATGTTTCATGCCTTTATTAGTGTAGCCCCTTGGTTTTTGTTTTTTGTGGCGATTGAACATTTAGGAAAAATGGAACTGGCTGTCTCCAATATTATCAGAAGTGTCTCAGCTTTATTCTTTGTAATAGCGAATTCTTTTGCTGTTACTACAGGATCGCTGGTGAGCAATGCTATTGGAGCCGGAGAAAAGAAGGCTCTTTTTCCCATTTGCTGTAAAATTTTAAAATTAGGCTATGCTATCGGACTTCCGTTAGCATGCATTGCATTGTATTGTAACCGCTGGATCATAAGTCTTTATACTGATAATGAACAGTTGGTGCAACTCGCGTTTATTCCTTTTATCGTCATGCTGCTGAACTATATATTTGCTTTACCCGGGTATGTATACCTTAATGCAGTAGGAGGAACGGGAAAAACGAGAATTACATTTTTATTTCAGGTAATCACAACAGTGGTGTATTTGCTTTATCTTTATTGGTTGAGTAATTATTTTCAGGACTCTCTGGCTGTCTATTTAACAGCGGAATATCTTTTTGTTATTTTGCTGGCAGTACAATCCGTTGTTTATTTAAAGAAAAAACATTATTAAATTGAAGAACTTAT
It includes:
- a CDS encoding MATE family efflux transporter codes for the protein MNYTYRQIWLINFPVMMSILIEQLINITDAVFLGHVGEVELGASAIAGIYYLAIYMLGFGFSIGLQVMVARRNGEQNYRETGKTFFQGLFFLLGLALFLCLFIRIVSPFFLKRLIISPDIYQAVVQYLDWRSFGLLFSFPFLAVRSFLVGITHTKALLGAAIIAVVINICFNFLLIFTLKLGISGAAIASLLAESGSFIMLCIYMWKKIDVKKYGLNPIYNRTIFFKVLNLSIWSMFHAFISVAPWFLFFVAIEHLGKMELAVSNIIRSVSALFFVIANSFAVTTGSLVSNAIGAGEKKALFPICCKILKLGYAIGLPLACIALYCNRWIISLYTDNEQLVQLAFIPFIVMLLNYIFALPGYVYLNAVGGTGKTRITFLFQVITTVVYLLYLYWLSNYFQDSLAVYLTAEYLFVILLAVQSVVYLKKKHY